A part of Lentimicrobiaceae bacterium genomic DNA contains:
- the rplL gene encoding 50S ribosomal protein L7/L12 yields the protein MEDLKAFAEKLVNLTVKEVNELAQILKDEYGIEPAAAAPVVMAGAAGGAEAAVEEKTSFDVVLKAPGQAKLAVVKLVKELTSLGLKEAKELVDAAPKAIKEGVSKDEAEALRKQLEEAGAEVEVK from the coding sequence ATGGAAGATCTAAAAGCTTTCGCAGAAAAATTAGTTAACTTAACAGTAAAAGAAGTAAACGAATTAGCACAAATTTTAAAAGACGAATACGGAATTGAGCCGGCAGCAGCAGCTCCAGTTGTAATGGCAGGTGCAGCAGGTGGCGCAGAAGCAGCAGTTGAAGAAAAAACTTCATTCGACGTAGTATTGAAAGCGCCAGGACAAGCTAAATTAGCCGTAGTAAAACTTGTTAAAGAACTTACAAGTTTAGGTCTTAAAGAAGCAAAAGAATTAGTTGACGCAGCTCCAAAAGCTATTAAAGAAGGGGTTAGCAAAGACGAAGCCGAAGCGCTTAGAAAACAACTTGAAGAAGCAGGTGCAGAAGTTGAAGTTAAGTAA
- the rpsU gene encoding 30S ribosomal protein S21, with protein sequence MIIVPVKEGENIDRALKKLKRKFEKTGTLKELRRRQAFVKPSVKKREDRKKAIYVQRLQHEEEN encoded by the coding sequence ATGATTATTGTACCCGTGAAAGAAGGCGAAAACATTGATAGAGCCTTGAAGAAGTTGAAACGTAAGTTTGAAAAAACAGGTACTCTTAAGGAATTGCGTCGCCGTCAGGCTTTCGTAAAACCATCTGTAAAGAAAAGAGAAGACCGTAAAAAAGCTATTTACGTGCAACGACTTCAGCACGAAGAAGAAAACTAA
- the tuf gene encoding elongation factor Tu, whose translation MAKEKFERSKPHVNIGTIGHIDHGKTTLTAAITTVLANAGLSEKRSFDSIDNAPEEKERGITINTSHVEYETENRHYAHVDCPGHADYVKNMVTGAAQMDGAILVVAATDGPMPQTREHILLARQVGVPRLVVFMNKVDLVDDPELLELVEMEIRDLLSFYGFDGDNAPVVQGSALGGLNNEPQWVEKIMELMKAVDEYIPLPLRAKDKDFLMPIEDVFSITGRGTVATGRIESGVIHVGDPVEIIGMGAEKLKSVCTGVEMFRKLLDEGEAGDNAGLLLRGIDKDEIRRGMVIAKPGSIKPHKKFKAEVYILKKEEGGRHTPFKNKYRPQFYFRTTDVTGEIHLPEGVQMVMPGDNLTITVELVAEIAMNMNLRFAIREGGRTVGAGQVTEILD comes from the coding sequence ATGGCAAAAGAAAAATTTGAACGCTCGAAACCACACGTCAATATTGGTACTATTGGACATATTGACCACGGTAAAACAACCCTAACTGCTGCTATTACTACTGTATTAGCAAACGCAGGTTTATCGGAAAAAAGGTCTTTCGATTCGATTGACAACGCTCCCGAAGAAAAAGAACGTGGTATTACTATTAATACTTCGCACGTAGAATATGAAACAGAAAATAGGCACTACGCTCACGTTGACTGCCCCGGACACGCCGACTACGTTAAAAACATGGTTACCGGTGCTGCACAAATGGACGGAGCTATATTAGTTGTTGCTGCAACTGATGGTCCTATGCCTCAAACACGTGAACATATCCTACTTGCACGTCAGGTTGGTGTACCTCGCTTGGTTGTTTTTATGAACAAAGTAGACTTGGTTGACGACCCAGAATTGTTAGAACTTGTTGAAATGGAAATTCGTGACCTACTTTCATTCTACGGTTTCGACGGCGACAACGCACCTGTTGTTCAGGGCTCGGCATTGGGTGGATTGAACAACGAACCACAATGGGTAGAAAAAATCATGGAGCTTATGAAAGCTGTTGACGAGTACATTCCTCTACCACTTAGAGCAAAAGATAAAGACTTCTTGATGCCTATTGAGGACGTATTCTCAATTACAGGTCGTGGTACAGTAGCTACCGGACGTATTGAATCTGGCGTTATCCACGTTGGCGACCCTGTTGAAATTATTGGTATGGGTGCTGAAAAACTTAAATCAGTATGTACAGGTGTTGAAATGTTTAGAAAACTTCTTGACGAAGGTGAAGCTGGAGACAACGCAGGATTACTACTTAGAGGTATAGATAAAGACGAAATCAGACGTGGTATGGTTATTGCCAAACCAGGTTCGATTAAACCTCACAAAAAATTCAAAGCTGAAGTATATATCTTAAAAAAAGAAGAAGGTGGACGTCACACCCCGTTTAAAAACAAATACCGTCCTCAGTTTTACTTCAGAACAACTGACGTAACCGGTGAAATTCACCTACCAGAAGGTGTACAAATGGTTATGCCTGGCGATAACTTGACAATAACTGTAGAATTAGTAGCGGAAATTGCTATGAACATGAACCTACGTTTTGCTATCCGCGAAGGTGGTAGAACAGTTGGTGCAGGACAAGTAACTGAAATTTTAGACTAA
- the rplJ gene encoding 50S ribosomal protein L10: MRKEDKNQLIATLTEELKNQNYLYITDISGLNVAKTNELRRLCFRKDVKLIVVKNTLLRKAMENSGKDYGDMYTVLKGQSAIMFAEQANTPAQLIKEFRRSSDRPLIKGAFVEEVTYIGDHELDNLVALKSKNELIADVIALLQSPVKNVISALQSGGQTIAGVLKTLSERPE, encoded by the coding sequence ATGAGAAAAGAAGATAAAAATCAATTAATTGCAACTTTAACCGAAGAGTTGAAAAATCAAAACTACTTGTATATCACCGATATATCAGGATTAAATGTTGCAAAAACAAATGAACTTCGTAGATTATGTTTTAGAAAAGACGTAAAATTGATTGTTGTTAAGAATACCCTACTCCGAAAGGCAATGGAAAATTCGGGCAAAGACTATGGCGATATGTACACAGTACTAAAAGGACAATCAGCTATAATGTTTGCCGAACAAGCAAATACTCCAGCCCAACTTATAAAAGAGTTTAGGAGAAGTAGCGACAGACCCTTAATAAAAGGTGCTTTTGTTGAAGAAGTAACATACATTGGCGATCACGAATTGGATAACTTAGTGGCATTGAAATCTAAAAACGAGCTTATTGCCGACGTTATTGCATTACTACAATCACCTGTAAAGAATGTTATTTCAGCACTTCAATCAGGAGGTCAAACAATAGCCGGTGTTTTAAAAACTTTATCAGAACGTCCGGAATAA
- a CDS encoding tyrosine-type recombinase/integrase: protein MLLNAFNNYLTYEKRYSEHTVYAYSNDIEAFNKYINDTYEGTDILEVDHQMVRSWVAALVDSEISAISIKRKLSSVRAFYRYCQQKKHIKYNPAAKIVAPKTGETLPTFLTTEQTTKLLDLLPKADNYIDSRDRIIVTLLYATGIRRAELKNLKTTDISFDKKTITVVGKRNKQRIIPIGENLISELNNYIEQRRKFVSQLPNFCENDSLLLTIKGKPIYDKAIHNVVHSQLTKVATNSKLSPHVLRHTFATQLLNDDADINAIKELLGHSSLAATQIYTHNTIDKLKSIHKQAHPRA from the coding sequence ATGTTATTAAATGCATTCAATAATTACTTGACTTACGAAAAACGATATTCGGAACACACCGTTTATGCGTACAGTAATGATATTGAGGCATTTAACAAATACATAAACGATACTTACGAAGGCACAGATATTCTTGAAGTTGACCATCAAATGGTGCGTTCGTGGGTTGCTGCTTTGGTCGATTCGGAAATTTCGGCAATTAGTATAAAACGCAAACTTTCGTCGGTAAGAGCATTTTACAGATACTGTCAACAAAAAAAGCATATCAAATATAATCCGGCTGCAAAAATTGTTGCTCCAAAAACTGGCGAAACTTTGCCTACCTTTTTAACAACAGAGCAAACCACAAAGCTTTTAGATTTGTTACCAAAGGCGGACAATTACATTGATAGCAGAGACCGTATTATTGTTACTCTACTCTACGCCACCGGAATAAGAAGAGCCGAACTTAAAAATCTGAAAACAACCGATATTTCTTTTGATAAGAAAACTATTACGGTCGTGGGAAAAAGAAATAAACAAAGAATTATACCTATTGGCGAAAACCTTATCAGTGAACTTAATAACTATATTGAACAACGAAGAAAATTTGTTTCTCAATTGCCGAATTTTTGCGAAAACGATTCACTTTTGTTAACTATAAAAGGAAAGCCGATATACGACAAGGCAATACATAATGTTGTTCATAGTCAGCTAACTAAAGTAGCAACCAATAGCAAATTAAGTCCTCACGTGCTACGACACACATTTGCAACACAATTGCTAAACGACGATGCCGACATAAATGCAATTAAAGAACTGTTAGGACATTCGTCATTGGCTGCTACACAAATATATACACACAACACGATAGATAAACTAAAATCAATACATAAACAAGCTCATCCACGAGCATAA
- the nusG gene encoding transcription termination/antitermination protein NusG, translating to MSDPEKNWYVVRAISGQESKVKTYIEKEVKALGIEHLVSRVLIPTEKVFTVRNGKKVSKERNYLPGYILIEAILTGEVPHIITNLPGVIGFLGSKDKPEPLRQSEVNRILGKADELSEADEELNIPYIVGESVTVIDGPFNSFTGTIEEINEDKKKLKVMIKIFERRTLLELSFTQVMKQS from the coding sequence ATGAGCGATCCGGAAAAAAATTGGTATGTGGTTAGGGCTATAAGTGGTCAGGAATCTAAGGTTAAAACTTATATTGAAAAAGAAGTTAAAGCCTTGGGTATTGAGCATTTAGTTTCTAGAGTATTAATACCAACCGAAAAAGTTTTTACAGTACGAAATGGGAAAAAAGTTAGCAAGGAAAGAAATTATTTGCCCGGCTATATTCTTATTGAGGCTATACTAACTGGCGAGGTTCCGCATATTATTACCAATTTACCCGGCGTTATTGGATTTTTAGGTTCTAAAGATAAGCCCGAACCGCTGAGACAATCGGAAGTAAACCGTATTTTAGGTAAAGCCGACGAACTTAGCGAAGCCGACGAAGAACTTAATATCCCGTACATTGTTGGCGAATCTGTTACGGTGATTGACGGACCCTTCAATAGTTTTACAGGAACAATTGAAGAAATAAACGAAGACAAAAAGAAGTTAAAGGTGATGATAAAAATATTTGAACGCCGTACATTGCTTGAGTTATCGTTTACACAGGTTATGAAACAATCATAA
- the raiA gene encoding ribosome-associated translation inhibitor RaiA: MDIKINSLHFKTDQKLEVFIQNKVEKLANYYNGVIGADVSLKIANTQTNENKIAEIRLIIPGNDLYVKKQSKTFEESIDKSVDALKRQLTKHKNKLKGE; encoded by the coding sequence ATGGATATTAAAATAAATTCCCTTCACTTTAAAACAGACCAAAAGTTAGAAGTTTTCATTCAAAATAAAGTTGAAAAATTAGCAAACTATTACAACGGAGTTATTGGAGCTGATGTATCGCTAAAAATAGCAAACACCCAAACTAACGAAAATAAAATTGCTGAAATCAGATTAATTATACCCGGCAACGATTTATACGTAAAAAAACAAAGTAAAACTTTTGAAGAGTCGATTGACAAATCCGTTGATGCTCTAAAGAGACAGCTAACAAAGCATAAAAATAAATTAAAAGGAGAATAA
- the secE gene encoding preprotein translocase subunit SecE encodes MAKKKNKFVEYVKDSYNELVNKVSWPTWSELQNSAIVVSIASLIIALIVFLMDQSFELLLEQYYSLF; translated from the coding sequence ATGGCAAAAAAGAAAAACAAATTTGTAGAGTACGTTAAAGATAGTTATAACGAACTTGTAAATAAAGTTTCATGGCCAACATGGAGTGAACTGCAAAACAGTGCAATTGTCGTATCAATAGCTTCCTTGATAATTGCTCTGATAGTGTTTTTAATGGATCAATCATTTGAATTATTGCTCGAACAATATTATTCATTATTCTAA
- the rplK gene encoding 50S ribosomal protein L11 has translation MAKEISGLIKLQIRGGAANPAPPIGPALGSKGVNIMEFCKQFNARTQDKAGKVIPVIITVYRDKSFDFILKAPPVSVQLLEMSKQKGGSPEPNRKKIASVTWDQVKAIAENKMEDLNCFTVKSAMQLVAGTARSMGITVKGEFPADV, from the coding sequence ATGGCAAAAGAAATTTCTGGATTAATAAAACTCCAAATAAGAGGAGGAGCAGCAAATCCTGCACCTCCAATAGGTCCTGCCTTGGGTTCTAAAGGGGTTAATATTATGGAATTTTGCAAGCAGTTTAACGCCAGAACGCAAGACAAAGCAGGCAAAGTTATTCCGGTTATTATAACCGTGTATAGGGATAAATCATTTGATTTCATCCTAAAGGCTCCGCCTGTTTCTGTTCAGCTTTTGGAGATGTCTAAACAAAAAGGAGGTTCGCCCGAACCAAACCGTAAAAAAATTGCTTCTGTAACCTGGGATCAAGTTAAAGCAATAGCCGAAAATAAAATGGAAGACTTAAATTGTTTTACAGTTAAATCGGCAATGCAACTAGTTGCAGGTACAGCACGTAGCATGGGAATAACGGTTAAAGGTGAATTTCCTGCTGATGTATAA
- the rplA gene encoding 50S ribosomal protein L1 has translation MATLTKNTKQALAKYDKNAVYSLDDASRIVKEITTTKFDSSVDLDVRLGVDPRKANQMVRGIVTLPHGTGKTVRVLVLCTPDKEQEAKDANADYVGLDEYIEKIKGGWTDVDVIITMPSVMPKVGALGRILGPRGLMPNPKTGTVTMDVGKAVEEVKAGKIDFKVDKYGIIHASIGKVSFSKEKIADNARELINTIIKLKPAAAKGTYIRSIYMSSTMSPGIRIDEKSIKV, from the coding sequence ATGGCAACACTAACAAAAAATACTAAACAGGCTTTAGCAAAATACGACAAAAATGCCGTTTACTCGCTCGATGATGCATCAAGAATTGTAAAGGAAATAACTACAACCAAATTCGATTCATCTGTTGATTTAGATGTACGTTTGGGTGTAGACCCGAGAAAAGCCAACCAAATGGTACGTGGTATAGTTACCCTTCCGCACGGAACAGGTAAAACCGTACGCGTATTGGTTTTATGTACTCCCGACAAAGAGCAGGAAGCAAAAGATGCTAATGCCGACTACGTTGGATTAGATGAGTATATTGAAAAAATAAAAGGCGGTTGGACAGATGTTGATGTAATTATTACTATGCCAAGTGTAATGCCAAAAGTAGGTGCATTAGGACGAATTTTAGGTCCTAGAGGATTGATGCCAAACCCTAAAACCGGAACAGTTACTATGGATGTTGGAAAAGCTGTTGAAGAAGTAAAAGCCGGTAAAATCGACTTTAAAGTTGATAAGTATGGTATAATCCACGCCTCTATTGGAAAAGTTTCGTTCTCGAAAGAGAAAATAGCAGACAATGCAAGAGAATTAATCAATACAATTATTAAATTGAAACCTGCTGCTGCAAAAGGAACTTACATCAGAAGCATATACATGTCGAGTACAATGAGCCCCGGAATTCGTATTGACGAAAAATCAATTAAAGTCTAA
- a CDS encoding peptidoglycan DD-metalloendopeptidase family protein: MKFHFSILFAAAIIFFTSISCKRTSKVEEVESVEMYGICVDSLNVIQDNIKEGEFLGTILGKYISANEIDKLVRKTSDVMNPRDIRIGNPYCIILDKDSVLKYFVYEKNAVDYVLWSFSDSITAVLEQKNVIRIFRTIEGEITSSLWNSIIELNASPVVAVELSDIYAWKIDFFGIQPNDAFKVVFEEMYVDTSFIGIGKIVACNFLHDNKNYYAFRFQPDSLSVPEYYNESGENLRTAFLKAPLKYSRISSKFSHSRLHPILRIRRPHHGVDYAAPQGTPVHSIGSGKVISAGYDRGAGYIVKIEHNSTYTTAYLHLRNFAKGIKKGKRVAQGEVIGYVGSTGLSTGPHLDFRVYKNGKPIDPLKLESPPAPPVKEEFMPLYTSLVDSIKPMVEFKDLLP; the protein is encoded by the coding sequence ATGAAATTTCACTTTAGTATTTTATTTGCAGCAGCTATTATTTTTTTTACAAGTATCTCATGCAAAAGGACATCAAAGGTTGAAGAAGTTGAAAGCGTGGAAATGTATGGTATTTGTGTAGATTCGTTAAATGTTATTCAGGATAATATTAAGGAAGGCGAATTTTTGGGCACTATTTTGGGGAAATATATTTCTGCCAATGAAATTGATAAATTGGTAAGAAAAACTTCGGACGTTATGAATCCGAGAGATATTAGGATTGGAAATCCATATTGTATTATTTTGGATAAAGATTCTGTTTTAAAATATTTTGTTTACGAAAAAAATGCAGTCGATTACGTTTTATGGAGTTTTTCTGACAGTATTACTGCTGTTTTGGAACAGAAAAACGTAATTAGGATTTTTAGAACTATTGAAGGTGAAATTACCAGTTCGTTATGGAATAGTATTATTGAATTGAACGCATCACCTGTGGTGGCTGTTGAACTTTCGGATATTTATGCCTGGAAAATTGATTTTTTTGGTATTCAGCCAAACGATGCGTTTAAGGTAGTTTTTGAAGAAATGTATGTAGATACTTCGTTCATAGGGATAGGTAAGATTGTTGCTTGTAATTTTCTGCATGATAATAAAAACTATTATGCATTCAGATTTCAACCCGATAGTTTATCTGTTCCCGAATATTATAACGAAAGTGGAGAAAATTTGCGAACAGCATTTTTAAAGGCTCCGCTGAAATATAGTCGCATTAGCTCAAAATTTTCGCACAGCAGATTACATCCAATACTAAGGATTAGACGCCCGCATCACGGTGTTGATTATGCTGCACCACAAGGAACGCCTGTTCATAGTATAGGCTCAGGAAAGGTTATTTCAGCCGGTTACGATCGTGGGGCAGGGTATATTGTTAAAATTGAACATAATAGCACGTACACTACGGCTTATCTTCATTTAAGAAATTTTGCCAAAGGCATTAAAAAAGGAAAACGAGTTGCTCAGGGCGAAGTTATTGGATATGTTGGAAGTACCGGATTATCTACAGGTCCGCATTTGGATTTTAGAGTTTATAAAAACGGAAAACCAATAGACCCTTTAAAATTAGAATCGCCGCCGGCTCCCCCGGTAAAAGAAGAGTTTATGCCTTTATATACAAGTTTGGTCGATTCTATAAAACCTATGGTTGAATTTAAGGATTTGTTGCCGTAA
- the rpoB gene encoding DNA-directed RNA polymerase subunit beta translates to MATKKTERINFGTSKIKAEYPDFLDVQLKSFQDFFQLETNPDNRENEGLYKVFSENFPITDSRNNFNLEFLDYYIDPPRYTIDECLSRGLSYSVPLKARLKLSCNDTEHEDFETIIQDVYLGMIPYMTPKGTFIINGAERVIVSQLHRSPGVFFGTNYHTSGKVLYSARIIPFRGSWMEFTTDVQNVMYAYIERKKKVPVTTLLRAIGYESDKDIIEIFGLAEEVSAKKTVLKKYIGRKLAAKVQKSWKEDFVDEDTGEMSTVDRFETILERETVIDNDVIEKIISSGNESVLIHNDDADGQDYSVIFNSLEKDPSNNAKQALEAIYFQLRNAAPPDDETARSVFERLFFSDKRYDLGDVGRYRINKKLSLNIPIETKVLTKEDLIAIIKYLVGMINEKREIDDIDHLSNRRVRTVGEQLYNQFGVGLARMARTIRERMNVRDNEVFTPMDLINAKTLSSVINSFFGTNQLSQFMDQTNPLSEIAHKRRISALGPGGLSRERAGFEVRDVHYTHYGRLCTIETPEGPNIGLISSLCVYAKINKLGFIETPYKKVVNGKVDNSEPIYLSAEEEENKVIAQATTEMSDDGELTDAKVKVRYLADYPLKTKDEIDLIDVAPNQIASIAASLIPFLEHDDANRALMGSNMMRQAVPLVNPERPFIGTGIEDLVAKDSRVLINAEGDGIVEYVDSSKIEIRYTRPEEERLVSFDEDKKTYNLTKFKRTNQNTCINLRPIVRKGDKVTKGQVLCEGYATQGGELALGRNLRTAFMPWKGYNFEDAIVISERVVKEDIFTSIHIEEFTLEVRDTKRGVEELTNDIPNVSQEATKDLDDMGMIRIGAEVVEGDILIGKITPKGETDPTPEEKLLRAIFGEKAGDVKDASLKAPPAMKGVVIGKDLFSRVIKSKKTKEEEKKVLNALENEFNKLSADLKQKLVDKLTVLVSGKTSMGVYNNFGNELIAKKVKFTQKLLLQLDYFTINPNSWTDDSNTNNLIKRLINNYIIKSKEIQGQYNRKKFVASVGDELPNGVIQMAKVYIAKKRKLKVGDKMAGRHGNKGIVARIVREEDMPFLEDGTPVDIVLNPLGVPSRMNLGQIYETILGWAASKLNVYFKTPIFDGATLEQINGWMKKANLPENGSVYLRDGGTGEKFDQPATVGYMYMLKLHHLVDDKMHARSIGPYSLITQQPLGGKAQFGGQRFGEMEIWALEAFGAANILQEVLTVKSDDVVGRAKAYEAIVKGDTLPEPGIPESFNVLVHELRGLCLDIEFE, encoded by the coding sequence GTGGCCACAAAAAAAACTGAACGCATCAACTTCGGTACATCTAAAATAAAAGCAGAATATCCTGACTTTCTTGATGTACAATTAAAATCTTTTCAAGATTTTTTCCAGTTAGAAACCAACCCCGACAATAGAGAAAACGAGGGATTATATAAGGTGTTTTCTGAAAACTTCCCAATTACCGATTCCAGAAACAACTTTAATTTGGAATTTTTAGACTATTACATCGACCCGCCTCGTTATACTATTGATGAATGTTTATCAAGGGGTCTATCCTACTCTGTTCCCCTTAAAGCACGATTAAAACTTTCGTGTAACGATACCGAACACGAAGATTTTGAAACAATTATTCAAGATGTCTATTTAGGAATGATACCCTACATGACTCCAAAAGGAACATTTATTATTAATGGAGCCGAAAGAGTAATAGTTTCGCAATTGCACCGTTCGCCGGGCGTTTTCTTCGGTACAAATTACCATACAAGCGGCAAAGTTCTTTATTCTGCCAGAATTATACCCTTTAGAGGTTCTTGGATGGAATTTACCACCGACGTGCAAAACGTGATGTACGCTTACATCGAACGTAAAAAGAAAGTACCCGTAACTACTCTACTCAGAGCTATCGGTTACGAATCCGATAAAGATATTATTGAAATATTCGGTCTTGCCGAAGAAGTTTCAGCAAAAAAAACGGTATTAAAAAAATATATAGGCAGAAAACTTGCTGCTAAAGTTCAAAAATCGTGGAAAGAAGACTTTGTTGACGAAGATACCGGTGAAATGTCAACAGTTGACAGATTTGAAACAATTTTAGAGAGAGAAACCGTTATAGATAACGACGTTATAGAAAAAATTATTTCATCGGGTAACGAAAGTGTTTTAATTCACAACGACGATGCTGACGGTCAGGATTATTCGGTTATTTTCAACTCTTTGGAAAAAGACCCTTCCAACAATGCTAAACAAGCTTTGGAAGCTATTTATTTCCAACTCCGAAACGCAGCTCCGCCAGATGATGAAACAGCCAGATCGGTTTTTGAAAGACTTTTCTTCTCCGACAAGAGATACGATTTAGGTGACGTTGGAAGATACAGAATCAACAAAAAGTTATCGTTAAACATTCCAATAGAAACAAAAGTCCTTACCAAAGAAGACTTGATAGCCATTATCAAATACTTGGTTGGTATGATTAACGAAAAAAGAGAAATCGACGATATTGACCACTTAAGTAATCGTAGAGTTAGAACAGTTGGTGAACAACTTTACAACCAATTTGGTGTTGGTCTTGCACGTATGGCAAGAACAATTAGAGAGAGAATGAACGTTAGAGATAACGAAGTCTTTACTCCAATGGATTTGATTAACGCCAAAACTCTTTCAAGTGTTATCAACTCGTTTTTCGGAACCAACCAGCTTTCGCAATTTATGGATCAAACCAATCCGCTTAGCGAAATTGCTCACAAGAGAAGAATTTCGGCTTTAGGTCCCGGTGGTTTATCAAGAGAAAGAGCAGGTTTTGAAGTCAGAGACGTTCACTACACCCACTACGGAAGACTTTGTACTATCGAAACTCCCGAAGGTCCTAACATTGGTCTTATCTCTTCACTTTGCGTTTACGCAAAAATTAACAAATTAGGTTTCATAGAAACACCGTATAAAAAAGTTGTAAACGGAAAAGTAGATAATTCGGAACCAATTTACCTTTCAGCCGAAGAAGAAGAAAACAAAGTTATAGCACAGGCTACGACTGAAATGAGCGACGACGGCGAACTAACTGATGCAAAAGTTAAAGTTAGATACCTTGCCGACTACCCGCTTAAAACTAAAGACGAAATAGACTTAATTGACGTAGCTCCAAACCAAATTGCATCAATTGCTGCATCATTAATTCCATTCTTAGAACACGACGACGCTAACCGTGCATTGATGGGTTCAAACATGATGCGTCAGGCTGTACCTTTGGTAAATCCCGAACGTCCGTTTATTGGAACCGGTATTGAAGATTTGGTTGCAAAAGACTCTCGCGTACTTATTAACGCCGAAGGCGACGGTATTGTTGAGTATGTTGACTCTTCAAAAATTGAAATCAGATACACAAGACCCGAAGAAGAAAGACTTGTCAGCTTTGATGAAGACAAAAAAACTTATAACCTAACAAAGTTTAAACGTACAAACCAGAATACTTGTATAAACCTTCGTCCTATCGTTCGCAAAGGCGATAAAGTAACAAAAGGACAAGTGTTGTGCGAAGGCTACGCTACGCAAGGCGGCGAATTGGCTTTAGGCAGAAACCTAAGAACAGCTTTCATGCCTTGGAAAGGTTACAATTTTGAAGATGCTATAGTTATTTCCGAAAGAGTTGTTAAAGAAGACATCTTTACATCTATACATATTGAAGAATTTACATTAGAAGTTAGAGATACAAAACGCGGTGTTGAAGAATTAACTAACGATATTCCCAACGTAAGTCAAGAAGCTACTAAAGACTTAGACGACATGGGTATGATAAGGATTGGTGCCGAAGTCGTTGAAGGCGACATCTTGATTGGAAAAATTACACCAAAAGGCGAAACCGATCCAACTCCCGAAGAAAAACTTTTGAGAGCAATATTCGGCGAAAAAGCAGGCGACGTAAAAGATGCTTCGCTAAAAGCACCACCAGCAATGAAAGGTGTTGTTATTGGTAAAGACCTATTTTCTAGAGTTATCAAAAGCAAGAAAACTAAGGAAGAAGAAAAGAAAGTATTAAACGCTCTTGAAAATGAATTCAACAAACTTTCGGCTGATTTGAAACAAAAACTTGTCGATAAATTAACCGTGCTTGTTAGTGGAAAAACATCAATGGGTGTGTACAATAATTTCGGTAACGAACTGATTGCTAAAAAAGTAAAATTTACACAAAAGCTATTACTTCAGTTAGATTATTTTACAATAAATCCAAACAGTTGGACTGATGATTCTAACACTAACAATTTGATTAAGAGACTGATAAACAATTACATAATCAAGTCGAAAGAAATTCAAGGACAATACAACCGCAAAAAATTTGTGGCAAGTGTTGGAGATGAATTGCCAAACGGAGTTATTCAGATGGCAAAAGTGTACATAGCCAAAAAACGTAAGCTAAAAGTTGGAGATAAAATGGCTGGACGCCACGGAAATAAAGGTATAGTTGCGCGTATAGTTAGAGAAGAAGATATGCCGTTTTTGGAAGATGGAACACCGGTAGATATTGTTTTGAACCCTCTTGGTGTACCATCGCGTATGAATTTAGGACAAATATATGAAACAATTTTAGGATGGGCTGCATCGAAATTGAACGTATACTTCAAAACTCCTATCTTCGACGGAGCTACATTAGAACAAATAAACGGCTGGATGAAAAAAGCCAACCTACCCGAAAACGGTTCAGTATATCTGAGAGACGGCGGAACAGGCGAAAAATTCGACCAACCTGCTACCGTTGGATACATGTACATGCTAAAACTGCACCATCTTGTTGATGATAAGATGCACGCACGTTCTATCGGACCTTACTCACTCATCACACAACAACCATTGGGTGGTAAAGCTCAATTTGGTGGTCAGCGTTTTGGTGAGATGGAAATTTGGGCTTTGGAAGCATTCGGAGCTGCAAATATCCTTCAAGAAGTGCTTACTGTCAAATCCGACGATGTTGTTGGAAGAGCAAAAGCTTATGAAGCAATTGTTAAAGGCGATACCTTGCCGGAACCCGGCATCCCCGAATCCTTTAATGTGCTCGTTCATGAACTTAGAGGTCTATGTCTTGACATCGAATTTGAATAG